Sequence from the Orcinus orca chromosome 11, mOrcOrc1.1, whole genome shotgun sequence genome:
TATGGTGTTGCTGTTTATTACTTAAAATACGTTTTTTTCAGGGATGTGTTTGGCCAAATGGGAAAGCAATTATAACACACAAGCTACAAACTACAATCCTGGAAGCCGAAGCACTGACTATGGGATATTTCAAATCAATAGCCGCTACTGGTGTAATGATGGCAAAACCCCAAGAGCACATAACGCCTGTGGCATGCCCTGCAGTGGTAAGACAAGATAATGTTGAGTGATGGCACAGGATCCATCTGGTTATACTTACAAGAATAGAGATTCAATACAAATGAAAAGGTCTTGAAGGGTTCATCAGGGACCTAGAAAAACTCCACCTTAACTTCTAGAAACTCTTTATTATTCTCATAATTccttaaggaagaaattaaagagctgGTATCATAAAAGTTTGCTGTTTTCTAATATACAAAAGCTTCTGGAATGACATCACTTTATTATAACTGGACTTGTTGATGCTTTGTAAAGAACAATGCCAattggacatatgtacactaccaaatgtaaaatagatagctagtgggaagcagccacatagtacagggagatcaacttagtgctttgtgaccacctagaggggtgggatagggagggtggcagggagacgcaagagggaggggatatggggatatatgtatacgtatagctgattcactttgttatacagcagaaactaacacaccattgtaaagcaattatactccagtaaagatgttaaaaaaataaataaataaaataaaattttaaaaaaaggagaaaaaaaagaacaatgccaTTCCTCCTACTTACCTTGTTTGGGGAGGTTTAGGGATAATTTGGTgtgtggtcattttttttttttaatctactctcCTTTATTGGAAAATGAAAGGATTAGTAGTTAACCAAAGAGGAGGAATATGTgtggtcctttttaaaaaattgtttttactttttatttattatgaaatgttttaaatatatggaaaattaGAAACATTAGTATATTAGTATAATAAACATCAATATGCTCATCATGTACTTTAACAGTaaaacattttgtcatatttacttcttttatgtatatattttatatatatatatatttttttttttgctgagtgaTTTTAAAGTGAATTAGAAACATTATgacatttcatttctaaattctTTAGTTTGCATCTCCAAAAAATATAGTTCCTATATAAACATTGTTATTCTAACAAGTTAATTTACGGACTTGTTTAATTGGGGTGAAACAAATATTCtattcagttccttttttttttttttaaattttatttatttatttattatttttggctgtgttgggtcttcgtgtctgtgcgtgggctttctctagttgcggggagcgggggccactcttcatcgcggtacgcgggcctctcactgtcgcagcctctcttgttgtggagcacaagctccagacgcgcaggctcagtagctgtggctcacgggcccagttgctccgcggcatgcgggatcttcccagaccagggctcgaacccgggttccctgcatgggcaggcagattctcaaccactgcgccaccagggaagccctattcagttccttttaaaagagagagaacatgtggaatctttagtaCATAAAATACTGGAGAAGTATCACAAAATTgatattgttaatttttaaatattaaaagagaacATTCGTCTTAGAATATTCTTTTGTATccagttaatttatttaaaaaaatattctgtattatATAATAATCTGTGGTCATTGAAAAAACATTCTTACTACCCAGAGATGTATGACCACTGGAAACTTTtggtatacatatattctttgagGATATGTATCACTTACATATATGAATGTAAAGCTAtgttatacacatatgtacacacatacaaacatgtAAGCAATGTGTGTttcaacaaaaatgaaattgtaCTATATTTACTGCTTTACAATTTGCTCTTTAttacacaaaattatttttgtcaaCAAATaccaatctttattattttttaaagatgaatagaattccactttataaatattctgtaatttatCAATCCAACTCTTAATGTTAagcacttaggctgtttccattttcccctattattaattgCTATGAAACACCTTGTACATACATCTTTGGGTACATCTCGTATTATTTCTTTAGGGTGAATTTCCAATAGTAGAATTGCTGAGCAAAAAAGTGCTAGACCGGTTTCTActtgttggtttgtttctgttttgttttgttttttacagtgcCTAGTAAAAAGAGAACCTTCTATCACATTAGTGAATAATTCCAGAGCTTCCAATGACTTTGGTAAATGAGAAACAGAATGGTTTATTTCATGCCAAATGGGATGGAATGAAGAAAGAGTTTTCCCCCCACATTCACAGATACATGgactcttaaaaaataattttagttgttCTTTTCTCAGCCTAAGAGAATGAAGCTGGCTGAACCTAAACTTAAAATGAAATTTCTATGAGCATTGTTTCCATTTCTCACCACTTCTTTTTCAGCGTTGCTGAAAGATGACATCACTGATGCTGTAACGTGTGCAAAGAGGGTTGTCAGGGATCCACAAGGCATTAGAGCATGGTATGCTTTTTTTgtcccttccagttttattgagatgtaattgacatacagcactgtataagtttaaggtgtacagcataatgatttgacttacatacatcatgaaatgattatcacaataagtttagtgaacatccattatctcatatggatacaaaattaaagaaatagaagaaaaaatttgtgtgtgtgatgcAAAGTCTCAGGATTTATTCTCTCAACAACTTtcgtatataacatacagcagtgttaattatatatatcatgttgtacattatatctttAGTACTTATCACTGGAAGTTTGTAGTacctttgactgccttcatccaatcccCTCCCCTCACACCACCCACAAcctccacctctggtaaccacaaatccaacctctttttctatgagtttgtttgtatGTTCGTTTCTCTGTGTTTGCAGTATAAtggacctacaacactatgttagttcctgttacagaGCATGCTATGTGTTAATCATTAAAGGGGAGAGCTGTTTTACCCTACTGTTATGAGAGAAGTGAGGGAATATTTGCAAAGACCAACGTATGCTACTGAGAACTGAAAATTGCAGCTTTAGGTATATATGCTAAACAACGTATCACATAGAAACCATCTATGTTAACTGATTCAGAATCTTATTCTTTTactcctcaatttttttttagggGATTtctagagtttttttctttttaaaaaatatttatttatttattatttttggctgcatcgggtcctCGTGGCAGCTCATGggctcttcgttgccgtgcgcggacttctctctagttttggcgcacgggcttcagagcacatgggctctctagctgtggtgctcgggctcagtagttgtgccatgcgggcttagttgccccgcggcatgcgggatcttacttccctgaccagagttcgaacccgcgtccccggcattagaaggcagattctcaaccactgtaccaccagggaagtcccaatttctAGAGTTTTTAAGATTTTCCCCACTCTATGAACTCCTTGTCatatcttgaaattatttttgtaattaagtAAATGTGGAATGTACTTTGCAGTTGTGGACTACACGGGACTCAACATTCTTCTTCAGCATTCTGTGCTCTAGTGAAGGCTTGGGGAGAGACAGGAAGTACTTGGTATACATATCTCCATTTAATACTTGGATTGATCTGTAGCCTGTATTTCAGTATTGATAAACTATTTTGTTCTCCCAAAGGATTTGAAGTATGTGTATTACAATGAAGGTATGTTTTAACCTTATTACCATGTGTTTCATCTTTCTCTGCAGGGTGGCATGGAGAAGTCACTGTCAAAACCAAGATCTCAGGACATATGTTCAGGGTTGCAGAGTGTAACTGtggagttttctttcttcagCTCATTGTCTCTTTTTCACATTAAGGAAGTAATAGTTGAGCGAAAGGTCATACTACCATTCTTTCAAACAAATAATGTTTTTACAGAAGCAGGAGCATATGGTCTTTCTTCTAAGAGGCTTAATGTTTACCTCAtgtgtttattgttttatattaggCCTACAATATTTTTTGGTTTGCTAATAGAACTAATGCTGGTGAATATTTGTCTAAAATCTTAATTATCAAATATATGTCCAGTACATTCAGTTCTTAATCAAAGAAATAACCCAGACTTAATTTTGAATGATATAAGTACTCCCCAATATGCAATAAAAATATAACCAAAGAATATGTTTAAACAAATTGATCTTAGGCAAAATCCCACTTGTGTAGGCATGTGACACCTTCATCTGTTCTGTCATCTCCCAAAACAGTAAAAGATAACCACTCTTTGTTGggcaatataaaattttaaaaagagcagagTGCCAAGtggctaaaaataaaaacagcctgAATTAAGAATTTTGTTTCCATAAAGTGTGACCTTTGATTTGAATGTTTTCTTAGAAATGTTGCATTTACACAGCTTTAAATATAAACTCACAATTTATATATCAATCTATCTTATCCCTTTTAAAGAACTCATTTATGCGTCTTGCTGGTCATGAAGGAATATAAAGAGGGATTAGATGACCTGTtgcttttccttaattttattaaGTTAGATTCATGCATTATGACAAATTCAGAGGCAGGTGAGTTTTCAAGTATTGAAATAATTGCTAATTAACCACAGGTGTGAAATTCTGCatgctgtaaaaaatacaaacattttcattaaaagatTTGCAATTCATACCTTGTCTCTTTGTTTAGAGCCCTTTAGTATCTCTgaagaaatacatatgtatatatttggaaaaaaatgatctGACACTTAGTGTTTCCTACATCCTCACCTGTACCGAAACAGCTGGATATTGCTGGAAAAATCCAAAAACATGCTGACagatgtcactttttttttttttttttttggccgtgctgcgcggcttgtgggatcttagttccctgaccagggattgaacccgcacgctcagcagtgaaagtgtggagtcttaaccactggactgtcagggaattcccctcactttttcactgttgtggcctcacccgttgcggagcacaggctccggacgcgcaggctcagcggccatggctcacgggcccagctgctccgcggcatgtgggatcttcccagactggggcacgaacccgtgtcccctgcctcggcaggcagaccctcaaccactgcgccactagggaagccctcccctcgcTTTAAATTCATAACCACAAATCTCAAATGGGCCTTCAAGTCTGCCTGGTCATCTTAGTCACTTCTCTGCAATCCTTCTGTGTTGGTGTCCCCACTCTCCAAAATGACTATCACTATTTACTTCTCTCATTTCAAAGTCCCAGCACACACGCCCAGCCACTGGCCTTCCACACTCTCTGCTGTCAGTAGAGGACCTGGCCTCATATTACACTGAGAGAATAGACACAACCTTAGACAAAATTCTCCCCCTCCTCACCACCATTAACAGAGGTCACATCTTTCCCTGGGCCCATCGTCTCTTCCAACCCCTTTATTACTAGGATGAAGGGCCTCTGTTCCTGCCAATGGCAGTGTCTCCACATGCAATCGTCATTGAAGCCCTCTCACTGCTCCAATTTAGGCGGTTTCCTGCATCCTGAGTTTCTCCCTCTTTGCTGGATCACCCCCGTCACTGTACAAACTGCCCTGGTAACCTTCCATCTTACAAAGAACTCTCTGTATTCTCTACATGACCCTCCAACTACAGCATCATTCTCTGCTTCCTTTTACAGCAGCACTTGTGGGATGAGATATATCTATATTTACCAGCTCCACGTCCTcacctccctttctcttttcaacTCGTCTTCATCTGACTGCTATCCTCACTCAGCTGAAAACTGCTCCAACATGACTCCTTTTATGATGCCTTGGGGCCAGTTCTAGTGATCACTTGTTTTCTGTTCATCTTACTTGATCTCTCAGCAGCATTTGTCATACTTCTAGTTTCTTCCTCAGCTTCTTCTCATTTACATCCTGCCTCATTGATGGCTCCTTCTCAGTCCTTCTTGGCTGGCTGTTTCTCTGCTGTTTGATTTTTAACTGTGGGAGTGCCCCGGGCTCAAGCCTATAACCATTTGATAGACATGTTTTACTTCCTCATTTATTTGTCTCTTCTTGCTGAATTATAACTTTCAAAAGAATAAGAGTTTTTCCCACTTTTTAAAGACATTGACATCATCTCAATCTTTCCCAAAATTTGCAAGTACAGCCTTTTATGTTTTCTGACAGTTTGAGAATACACTGTCAACATGGTGCCCAGTGGCTCTGAATCCTTCTGTGTGTAATTCCTACATAACCTCAAAACATCATCCAAATCAGGAGGTTAACACTGACAAATTAGGACCACCTAATCATCAGATCCTATTCAATTTCATCAACTGCCCCCATAGGTCCTTCTTAATTAAAAGGTATAATTCAGAATCATGTGTTATGTTTGGTTGTTATGTTTTTCAGTTTCCTTCAATCTAGATCacttcttcactttttttcttgactttGCTGACTTTAACCCTTTTGAAGACCACAAACCAGCTATGTTGTAAAATGACCTAAGATTTTTCTGATATTCTCTTGATTAGATTAGGTTATGCATCTTTGGCAGGGATAACACAGAAGTGATTGTGCTTTTCTCGTTGGATCCTTTCAGGTGACATgcagtttttaaatattctgttacTGATGGTGTTCACATTCATCATTTGAATAAGGTGATGTCTGCAAGTCACCTCCACTGTGAAGTATTTGGGAGAGGGTAAGGTACTTTGAGAAATTTTGTTCCTCATCAAAATGTCAATGTACGCATTTACTTATTATATCAGTATGGACCCCTGGCTTCCTACTTTATTCAAATTATAATGAGTCATAATCCATTACtatcatttattttgatgttcaCATTGTCCCTGATTTGGCCACTAGAGCCTCTGCAAGCTAGTTTCTGTGTCATTTTGACATGTCCCCATCATTCTTTGtgcacttttttgttttctggcatAAGATATTCTAAGGCTCACCTTGttcttttcctgcttcagcctggaatcagccatttctccaaagagccctTCTTCCTCATAGTGGATAacggtatttaaaaaataagctctGGGCACTAGAGTGTCATTGTTCCCAGGCCCCATCAATGGCCAGGGCTAGAGGATATGTGTATTGAcataatatttatctatttaaattGAATTTGTATAATACCTCCAATTCCAATCCCACACCACAAGGTTAAttctagttttttcctttttcatgttgGTAACTCCCTTCTatgacagtgagaaacctggcacCCATTGTCCTTCATATCCTGAAAACGTATCCTTAGCACATGCATATATTTGATCAATTTGCCTGTATGTAACCAATCTCCCAACACTGCCACACCATGGAATACATGCTCTTCACTCAGGCTTTGATACCCCTCATTGGGCCACCCCTACTTCCACATCTGGACACCTTCTTTACTGTGTTACATGTGTTACTCTGACACACCATGCTGGGCCACTGTCCTTACAGGAAGAAGAGCAGAAATGTTTTACTCTTGTTTACACCCATATTCcaaacacctagaacagtgcctataACATGatacgtgctcaataaatatccacTGATTGAATCTCTCCGATTATTTAGTATATTCCCCCATGCTGGGcattctgagatttttcttttctttttttaaaacttaatttattttattttatttatttttggctatgttgggtcttcgttgctgcgtgcgggctttctctagttgtggcgagcgggggctactcttcattgaggagcacgggcttctcattgcagtggcttctcttgttgcggagcacaggctctaggcgtgcgggcttcagtagttgtggtgcatgggctcagtagttgtggctcgtgggctctagagtgcaggctcagtagttgtggcacacgggcttggttgcttcgtggcctgtgggatcttcccagaccagggctcgaacccgtgtcccctgcattggcaggcagatgcttaaccactgcgccaccagggaagtccctctgagaTTTTTCTTACTCTCTGATCCCACATGATTCCAGTACAGCAGCTTCTGGGGTTCCAAGGGTCAGGTCTCAAATCTATGTGACCAGCCATGAGAGGACAGCAGAGGGCCCCAATACAGGTGCAGCCTCAGGCTTCAAGATTCTGGGGCCATTTTgatatgaataaacaaaaaagaatatgggTTTATTCATATCAGGATTTCCAGAGGTGTATGAAGAATGAATCAAGGTAGGGGAGAGAGGCTTGAAGAGTGACAGCTCAGATGCAGAGATAGGATATATCCAAGAAGCACCAGGACAGACCCATAACAATGGCTGACTGAAGAAATAATCAGAGATTAGCAAAAGTTGGCTTAAGAGGGAAAGCAATAGTTTTTGGCGATTCTGCTTATTGATAAATCTGTCTTACTTATACCTGTTATATTAATACAATCAAGTTCCCAAACCAAATTTCAACCCTTATTCTGAGAATGAAGTAAAAAATCAATATCAAagtttgaccatttttaaaagaaattcaattcCTATGTTGCTTAGTTTCACCTCAGGATATTATTTGAAATGCAGAGTGATACTCCAGATGATAACAGGGCTCTTCATGTAGCACTAATTGTAACTAAGCCCTGAGCACATTTCTTGCACTTGTATATAGCggacttatttaaaaaatattttcttagaagtTGCTAAAGGGAATTACTAAAAGTTACAATCATGAGTGACTAATGTCATAGACATAGTGTTTTTCAATTAAATGCACGTCTTTTatgcaaattatattttgaatcattttaaattttaacaaggTTATAAATTCTCAATGTTTACAGAGTCAGATAGTTCTACAAGGTTTGTTTTGAAAGATGTAACTCCCCCTTCACATGCACAATTTTCTACTCTTCTAGCTTAATGTTAAGAATTTTAGGGAGTTCCAaatggttaggatttggcactttcactgctgtggcccgggttcaatccctgattggggaactgagatcccacaagctgtgtggcatgaccaaaaaacaaaagaattttatatttactcCCATGCTTTTAAGTATTAGGCTTGTATTGCTCCTTctggatttttccattttaagataTTGATTCCCACTATGCAAGTTAAGGATTAAGTTCTATTTTCTCCTCCATCTCTATCATACATGGCACCTTTCCCTAAAACCCATCCTTCCAgtgtaattacatatatatttttagatcaaTACTCAGTATTTACATAGCCATAAATACAATTACTTTCTTCTCTTATGCAAGAGTTTATTTTCCCTAGAGCTAATACCTGCATGATTTTTAAATTGGCTTAGCTTTCTATGTTTCTATCATTAGTTCAATTCCCAAACTCTAGGTCTTTTTTGAggtctttattgaggtatagttgatgtacaacattatatgtttcaggtgattcacaatttttaaaggttatattttatttatagttattataaaatattaactatgttccctgtattgtacaatatatccttgtagcttatttatttaggccacactgcacggcttgcaggaccttagttcccctgccagggatggaacctgtgccccctgcagtggaaacacagagtcggaaccactggactgccagggaattcccagcttatttattttatacatagtagtttgtacctctaaaTCCCACTGCTATCTAGGTCTTCTATTTAAATCTCCTCTCAGGTCTTCAGACACAGCTAGAATTTCATCAGTCTCATCTTTCTCCAagttttttcatttctgctatcacagttttaatttccaaCAGCTGTTTTTCGTTCTCTgactatatattcttttgtttccttgttttgtgTCACGTttgctatttcttattttatctggatatagtaataataatactttgggtttgttttggttttagttgACTTCTCCATGTTTCCTCTAATCTGCCATTTTGCTTGTTTACTTTGGATTATATCTTTCATACTAGAGGCATTTCTCTGTTATTTGGTAATTCTTGGTTATCTACTTATATTTAGGATTGGGGAACTAAAAAAGTAATTTGAAGTTCCAAGGGCCTATGTGGATTTGACCATGTGTACTTCACTGAAGGATGACCAAGTTGGTTGAATCAGTTTCATTGGGGCTCCTTAGATCTCTCCTCTTAGACTGGTCACATTCCTCAGAGAAGCCTATCCCTATTCtctactaggaaaaaaaaaaaagtctggctgCCAGTATTTTAAGAGTTAAGTGCGATGAAGGTCTTAGTACCCAGCATGTGTTTGGCTAATCTACCTATTTTCTGTAGGGTATTCCTCCCTCAATTCTGTCTGGTGATCCTCAATGCAGAGACCCTGCTTTACCATTGTTCTATCCCTTGGGGATAAGTAAGGGGTAATTGCTGGGCTGTAAGGACCTGAATATTTCTTAAACAGAATCTCAACCAGTCTTTTTTTGCTagctcttctcctcctcctcccttcccttatTTCCAGAGATCCCTACAACCACAAATTCTAGAGATTCGGGGGGTTTCTGCAGTGTGAACTGAATAGCTTATTGTCTCTGACTACTCAGCTCTTAGGACTGCTGTATACCACTTGCCTTTTGTATTCCAAGTTTCAAGATTTTGTTTCTGCCTTCTCTCCCATTCTCCCCACCCTTTCT
This genomic interval carries:
- the LYZ gene encoding lysozyme C, encoding MKAVLILGLLLLSVAVQGKTFERCELARTLKRLGLDGYRGVSLANWMCLAKWESNYNTQATNYNPGSRSTDYGIFQINSRYWCNDGKTPRAHNACGMPCSALLKDDITDAVTCAKRVVRDPQGIRAWVAWRSHCQNQDLRTYVQGCRV